The Caldalkalibacillus uzonensis genome contains the following window.
TTTTCTTCAAAATAAAGAGATGCTTGAACTAAGTCTTCCGGATGAATGGTGCCTTTTCGTTTTAAAATATGCACCCTTTCCAAGATATTTAACAGTTCCCTTACATTGCCCGGCCAATGGTAATCGGAAAGGATGGTGAGACACTGTGCATCAATAGATATGTGTTTGTTATACTTTGCATTTAAATAGGACATGTAATGATCAATTAAAAGGGGAATGTCCTCCTTGCGTTCTCGCAATGGGGGCACATTCACTTCGATTAGGTTTAAGCGATAATAAAGATCCTCTCGGAATGCTCCGGCTTTAACCATTTCTCTTATGTTTTTGTTGGTAGCTGTGATGATTCTGACGTCCACTTCCTGGTAATCATTACTTCCTAACTGCATGACACGCTTTTCTTCCAGGACATGCAGAAGTTTGGCTTGCATCTTAGCGGAGATTTCCCCAATTTCATCTAAAAAAATCGTACCGCCGCCAGCTGCAGTAAATTTCCCCGCCTTGGACGAAGTCGCACCGGTAAAAGCACCTTTTTTATAACCAAACAATTCGCTTTCCAGTAAGGACTCCGGGATAGCAGCACAGTTGATGGACAGAAAGGGCCCGTTTCGACGATGACTATGCTCATGAATCCACTTTGCCAGGGCCGTTTTTCCCACTCCGCTCTCACCCAGAATTAATATGCTGACATCAGTTTCTTTGACTTGTTCCAATAGTGCCATGATGCTTTTCATTTTTTGGCTTTTAAACTTAAAGACATTCCTTGTATCGCTTTTTCCGTGCTGGATATTTTTCGATCGTTCAGCACAGTATTTTAAAACAACATCCTTCAGTTCTGCTAATTCAATTGGTTTATTCAAATAGTCTGCCGCCCCTAATTTCATGGCCTTAACAGCACTTTCCACATTTCCATAGGCCGTAAGCATAATGACCGGAAGACGCTCCTTATTTTTCTTAATCTCTTTAAGGACTTCCAATCCTGTCATATCAGGAAGCAAATAGTCCAGAATGACAACATCAACGTGATGATGTTTTAAAAGCGTCAACGCTTCCTTGCCATTATGAGCCAAATGGCAATGGATAGCTGCCTTCTTCAATTTGCGAGCAATTAATTTACACAACTGGACTTCATCATCAACTATTAATACAGTGTATTGCTCTGTCATATTAATTCCTCCCTTACTCTGTCTTGTGCAAACCGACATTGAACCTTCGTTCCTTCACCAACCAGGCTGTCTATTGTCAATTCGCCGTTATGCTCGCTGATAATATCCCTGGCAATGGTTAAGCCGAGCCCATTCCCGCTTTCTTTTGTTGAGAAAAATGGATCAAACAGCCACTCTAAATCCTTTTCCGGAATACCTGCACCTGTATCAGTAATTGTGACAACTTTCTCCTTGGAGTGATCCCCTACTCCCTCTGTCCCAATGGAGACTGTTAATGTCCCTCCGTCTGGCATCGCTTCAATGGCATTTAAAACTAAATTTAAGAAGGCCTGGATCAGTTGATCTCTTTGTCCAATCAATTTAAAAGGATGAGCATAGTGGCGGTCGACAATTACTCTACATTCACGTAATTTTAAACGCACAAGATGAAGGACTTCTTCCATCACATCCTTGATATCAATCAGTTCTTTGTTTCTTTTGTTTATTTTAGCAAAGCTCAGAAAGTTATTGACCGTATCTTTCATTCGCTGGACAACCTGGTAGATATCTAACGATAGTTCCTTCACTTCTTCCGTGCAAGCTGCTTCTTCAGCCGATTCCAACAAAAGCTCAGTAGAACCAGAAAGAATAGCAAGGGGATTCTTGATCTCATGGGCAATGCCTGTTGTAATTTGTCCGATTAAAGCTAATTTATCATTTTGTTTGAGGCGTGATTCAAGCAATTTCATCTGGGAAATGTCTTGCAATACGGCGATACTCCCGATTACTTCTTGCTGCTCATTATAAAATCTTGCCGTACATATTTTCACAATCAGCTTTTGTCCTTCCGAATTGATAATGTAACTCTCACTTTCTCCTTGAGAAGATTCAGAAGACAATGCGTCCAGCAGGAGGAAATCATCATCTTGTTTGATTGGCAGCTGTGACAGCGGCTTGCCAATCATGTCTTTACGGCAATAACCCACCATATTTTCAAATTGCTTATTGACATAACTAATCTTAGCTTCTTTATTGATCGTAATAATGCCATAAGGAATTCCTTCCAGCACATCTTGCAAATAACGTTCTTTTTCCTCCAGCATTTTTTGTTTTTGATAATTGCTGTTTCCTACCGAAATAATCGTTTTCCACAGCTCTCCCAATTCATCATCAGGGTACTTATAAATATTTTCCTCGGGTTCATAATATATTTGCTCGCGGTAGCGTTTGGCATAATTGGTCAATCGGACAATCGGATAAACAATGTTGCGCATGCCCGTCCAGATAAAAAGCAGTGAAAGAGCTAATATGCTGGCAAAACTGATTGTCAGGACGGATGAAAGTTTTTGGATTGGTTCATAGGCAATATATTCAGGAACCCCAAAGACTAAACTCCAGCCATCACGCAGGGTTTGGTAAGCAATGATACTTTTCTCATCACGATAATGGTCCTTCAAGACACCATACAAATCATGATCTAAATGACCAAATACTGCTTCTGCTGAAAGATCAACACCAATTTCTCTTTCATTCGTGGAAGCAATCACACGACCCTGACTATCGATCAAAAAGCTGAAATGTCCGTTTGTTACACTAAAACTCTTCAAAACTTCAGACAGATAATCATTGCTCAGTTCTGCTATTAGTACACCCTTGAACTGCTGCCTATCTGAAAGGACCGGAATGGCTACTGTCACAACGCCTTCACCGCGGGGGTTAGTTACGAAGTCCGATACAGCATAATTGCGGCTCCAGTACACCTGAGAAAAGTATGGATAATCATAATAGACCGGCTCTATATCCGGAGCAAACGGAGCCTCAAACAGAATCAACTGGTCCTCATTAAGTAAGTAAATAGAGTGAATGATGGAGCTCTGGGAGATAGCCAATTTAGAACGATGGAAGATTCGTTCCACATCAAGTTGATGATCTTCAACATTCCCAACAATAAGCCTTAGTTGCAAAACAACATCGGTTAGTTCGTTGTTTAAACGTTTCACCATCCCATCAGTGGTGACTACATTCGTATTAATAATATCCTGCTCAATGGTTTGTTTTGCATAACCAACAATTAACTGATAAATAATGAGAGTTGGAATAATAAATGTGATGGCGAACAAGACCACATACTTTAATCTAATACTTTTTCTTAGAGGACTTACTAATCTGTTATAAAGCGCTGTCAAATCCATACGTGTATCTCCTTATGTGCACAGTTCTTTGTCCAAATTGTACACATCTTCGATCAGAAATATCTACCCCTTCCGCCATTTTTCAATCAAATGGAGCAGTTTTTTGGCCCTGAAACGTAAATCGGCTAAGAATCACCCGTCGCAACTCCCGCCACAGGCGGTACTGTGCCCCATTTTTTAATGTCAGCTCAGGCAGTTCAACTGCTTGGCGGAATAACTCCAGGTCGTCAACAAATGGGATGACACCCCGTAACCTCTTGGTTCAATTGGTTGTTATTCTTCCATTTCTCCACATTAGAACGAACATACAACCGTTCATCCCGCTAGTAAAGACGGGGAAGCTCTTTCTTCGCACGGCGCCTCACAATTTGAAAATCCTTCACTTTGCCGTAATAGATAATGCCCCCCGGCGGATAATAGCGCTTCTGCTGATACAAGGCCACATATTCACTCTGGGGCTCAAATGGTTCTTGATGTTCCTCAAAGGAACAAAAGCTTCATCTTCGCTTTAAAAAGTATCCTAACAAATAATTAGCTAATTTGGGGACAAGTGGCTTTATAGTCAATTACGTCGAATGTTCCGTTTAAGTTTTAAAAAAGAGGATAATATCAATAGACAACGAAATCTGAGAATAAGAAATCGCTGACAAAGGGAAGGAAGCCAATCCTTAGTGGATTTGGAAATAAACAATTGAAATAAAAATTTGTATAGGGAATTCCCCACAAAAACTTAACACAGTCGAGTTATTGCGTACTCTTCAAAGGAGAATAATTTTTATGGTAAAATGACAAGGTGATTTCCCTTCTGTAGCTGGATAAAGTGCTTTATAATCTTTACAGGGGGTTGAAACTCTTGATAGAGCTAATTGGCAATTTAAGCTTGAAAGATATCATTACATTATTGCCTGTTATATTTGCTTTCTTGTATAGCTCTGTAAAATTTATGTTCTATCACTCCTCACTCACGGCGGAAGAGCTTGCGCTTCTTTCACACAAACAAAAAAAACAGAATGATATTGCAATTAGTGTTCTGGTTTGGTCTTCATTTTTTTTAGTTCCTTCATTATTTTTTCTTTATATGACAACTATTAACGAGGCACTACTCTCTAAACTTTTCAACGGGCTGACAACTTCTGTCTTTGCTCTATTTGGCCTTGTATTCCAAGTAATAATTATAATTATTCTCATATTAAAGTTTATAGTAGATGTAGTAAATAACAAAAAACAAGAATTACAGACAGCCTATACTGGTGATTATCGGCTGTCAACAATACCGCAGGGCAAGCTTTCTTTCACCCAAATTAGTAGGGAGTGGAATACTTTCTTAAATAAAGTGAGCTCAATAATAAATCAAATTTATTCCTCTGGAAAATTAACATTTATTTTCGTACTTAGCTTTATCAGCCTTTATTATCTAAATATATACATTCTTTATCACGTCTCAACCATTTATGATGAACCTCAATTTTGGCTAAACCTAGACGGCTATCGAGAAATATTTTCTCTTGCTTTCTTCAATGCTATCATGGTGGCTGTTTATATGAAACTAGGGCCGCTAATTCAAAAGACAGACTTCCGTTATCAGATCCAAATCATACAAGGTCAGGAGAAAGATAACCAGTTGATGAAACTGATATTTGAATACCAGCGCACCGATGGGACATATATTTTAAAAGAATCAAACAGTTCCGATACCAAAGCCACCCATCGTTTCTTTGTTTATAACCCTGAGACAGATACATTGATTCAATTTGAAGGACAAAAAGTGCCGAAAAGTCAATAAATTCAATAGCACCTAAGCTGATTGCCATAGGCTTGGTGTAGGGGTAAAAAGTGGTCATGCACCAGGCGTTAGCATGGCATAATCAATTCGTGTGCAATACGGTGGTGAAGTTAGGACTAGATTAACCGTATTATCCGTAATAGGCAGCTGTTCTGATGTCGCAACATCTAGTATTACCTCTGTATTTTTTTGTATTTGTTGTCCTCTTCTATGCTTTAGGTCAAGTGCAGCTAACAAGTGTAAGACTTCCTGTTCAAAAGTAGTATACAAATCAACAGCTTGCAGCTTTATCCTTTCAGTTGGTGTTTTAGGTTTTTTTAGCCAAGTCGGGTTTTGTGATTTAAATTTCCTTGAAAACTGCCGCAAGGTACGAAATAACGCCACATAAAAAAAAGCAAGAATATCGGGAATCTGGTTCATCTTTGCTGTATACATCACTTCATATTCTCGTTCTGGACTTAACAAATATTGCATAGCCCTTTCAAACTTTCGAATCAATGTGACACCCTCAGCCTGAAACCAAGTGGATAAAGGATCTGGATAAAGGATCGTGTTGGATTTCACACCACTTTTCTGATTCCTCTAGTACACAGTCCACAATCTGTTTCGTCAACGTTAAAATGTCTAGTTTAGAATAATTTCGCCACACGCGTCTGCCCTTGGCAATTAACACCATAACCGGATTTATATCCAGGCCGATAGCAAAATAACCCATTTGCTCAGCTACATCTGTGGTTGTACCCGTTCCATTCCAAGGATCCATGACCGTTGCTGACCACGGTAAATCAAGATTCATCAACATATCCTTTACAAACAGGGTCGAATAACCTGCATAGTATTCGTACCATTCAAGATGGTTTGTTCCATATCCGTCTTTCTCTTGGGGCTATTCTCTAAGCGTAACATCTTTGTTGTCAAAGCTCCCCTCTCCTTTATCCAGCTTATCCTGTTTCTCCTATATCTCAAATGTTCAGGGGTAGATGCTGACTGACTTTAGTCTTTAACATTATTATGTTCGACTTATTCAATGTTTTTCCTTCTTACTACTTTAAAAGGCACGATTAATCAAGCGAAATCGTGCCTTCCTCAGGTTCATTTTTAAGTATCTTTCAAATATTCATCGAGTGAACAAAAAGTTCAATCCCCATTTCGTCTAGTTTCACTTGTGGGATAAAGCTTAATGTCTCAAACTGAAGTTCCATCCGCGTGACCAGAAAAGGACGCTCGATTTTTTCCTCACCAATGCTCCAAGTTAAAAGCCCGTGCCTCCAAGCCAGTTACAGCAAATCCCCTTCCCGTTGAACCCTTTGATATAGCGTAAACAGATCATTATATAAGCGTTGAATATTCAGTTTGCGGGAAGGTGCTTCGGGTACATGACACCATATTTTAAAAATTCAGTGCCAAGAACAAAGCGTGTTTGCCTGGGTCCCGACAGTCACTTCAGTCTCGAGACAAGCGAATGTGACAACTGCATGTCATGAAATATATGTTCTGCTCTAGCGCGTTTTATTGTTATCAAGATATTGTTAACAAAATGGGCACGGGAAGTCCGTGCCTGTTTTTAAACCATTTGCCAGGAAAAATGTGCATTTTATCATTAAGCTTAACCTACGTAAGGATTTACCGTTGTAAGATTTTTTCGATTAAAGGTTCTACACCATTTCTAATAAGCCTATCTATCATTCTTTGTGAACTAAAACGATTCACTGAATAGGCAATATATGAGAGAATTTTGGCAGCCTTTTCTTTAGTTAGAAAAGAAAAGTTATTATTTTTTAAAACTACGTAAGCAAATGATGCGATAGGATCATATGACTCAAATGTAGGACAAGTATGTTTAAAGTTTTTTTCAACTTCTTCGATGACATATTTTTCGTTTTTTTCGCTTATCTTCATATATTCCACTAGTATATCTTTAAAAACACTATTGATAACTATCTCTTTACATAATTCTTCACCATTTAGACTATTGATATATTGTAATACTTCTGGTGTTAGTTTTCCATTACGCAAATCATTTTTTACAATTTCTTTAAAATTGTCTTTTTGTATAATTTGGATGAGTGTTTCAATATCTTGTAACATTTCTATAGCAGATTCATATCTGTTTTCTCTGTTCTCACTTGTAGCTTTATTGACTATTGGACCAAAATCATGCCTTTCATTATTAGGGTTACCGGTGAAGATGAAGTTAATCACTTTCCCCAATGAGTAAACCATCACTTTTTTTATCACCATCCTTCAGGGCATTCAATTGTTCAGGTGAACAGTAAAAAAACTGCCCATATGCATTTGTATACATCGTTTGATGGGAATGAATCACTTCAAAGTTCTTTCCTAATCCGAAATCAGCTATTTTCATTTTTCCATCAACAAATAAAATATTTGACGGGCTTAGGTCTCTATGTATGACATTTCGTTGGTGTATATTCGCCATTATGCTCATTAATTGTATAACAAGGTGATATTTTTCTTTCTTTGAAAGATTTCTTTCGGTAATAAGTGTTTTTAATGTGTAATCACCTTTTTCCATTTCATACAACTGCTTGTTTTCATCAAACGAATACAATTTTATTATGCCATCTATATCTTGCAAAGATTTTGTTATTTCATACTCTCTTTTAAATCTGCTTCTAATACCAGGATGAGATATATACTCATCTTTTAATTTTTTTAATACTTTATTATCACTTTTCCGATAATAAACAAGCGCAAAACCGCCTTCTCCAATAAGTTCAAGATCTTCAGCCTCATTTATCAATAAGAACCTCTCATCCTTTTGAATTAGTTGATAAGCATCATATTGCAATTGTTCATTAAATAACTTAAGTGCTTTTTCTCTCGTTTCCAATGCTTCAATTTCATTGATTTTCTTATCTTTCATTAAGTATCTTTTGCTCAAAATCAATGTAAAAAAATCATTAATTTGCCCTCTTTCATTAAGTTCTTTTAATTTATCTAATACATACCACCATCTTGAGGGGAACCCCGATTGATATATATCTTCAAAACCGAAATTTTGGTTAAAAAATTTAACAAGTTCACCTCCAGTTTTATATGAATAACAATCACCCCTGTCTCCAATAAAAACTTCTGATATAAACCTTAACGCTTCATCAGAAACCACTTTTATTACCCCCTTTATTAGAATGGTGTGAGCGTCTAGAACAATTGAGCAAGTTTCGCTAAATAAATTTTAACAGTAGAACTGAAAATAGATACAGGCTTGACACGGATCCTCTATGAACATGATTCCTTGCGAGAAGGTGATTTACAATAATGCTAATTTTTTCCCCATCAAACACCTCTTCTTCACTATTTTAGCCAGGCCAGACAATCTTCGTAAATTACAGTTCGTTTAATTTTAATAGCATAACAGACTTATAAGATACACATACATTTTGTTCCATGATCCGCTCAAAATACTCTATTTTCTCCCGGATAAGATCATAAGCCCCTTTGTCTTCGCCAACTTCCTCCAGTTCTTTTAGCACCTTATTTTTTCGATTCTTACATTCGATTAAAATCAATGCACCAAGTTTCCAAAGCCAGGAATCATACGAAACATTGCAACAGTAAATGTCCACCTCTGCCCTTCCTCTTTTTGCTCTAACATCAGTGATTTTTATGCCGGGTATGGTACGAATAAAATATTGCGCCAGTTCCTCAAACCTTTTCCCCTTTTCATCAGAACTGGTCACCACTTCCAATTGATCAAGAGCAGCTTTCCAATAGTTGTAATCCAAAGTAATAGAATCGAAGATATGATTCGCAGACAGACCGGAATTACTGCGAATAAAACGGTGAATCGCCGGTAAATAGGCATGGCGGTTTCGCATCATTAGCAGAATATTTTTGGAAACTCCTGTTTCTTCATCCCCTTTTAAGTACTCTCTTATTTTACCCAACGTTGTTTTTAGGGCCCCAGTTTCCATAGCTGTCGGGAAAAGTAGCCAACACCTTGCGGCCGACCATGTTTCGCAAAATAAAAGAACGGGTAAGACACTGATAACCTTTTAAGGTTGGTTGTTCGCGGTCACACCAAAAAGAAATGGTCTGCTCAACTCTATCTAACGGATTATCACTTGGATTAGCAGTCCAATAAAAAACCAATACAACTAAAATCCCGGTCCTCCGTTGTTATTTTCATTTCTCTCGGATAATAAATGTTATCAATAGTCATCAATTCTGACAGGTAGAGCCAATACATTGACTCCAAACAGTAGTGATCCTGAAACCAGGAAATCTCATACTTATACTCTCCCTTGATATAATAAAACACGTTTATTGATCTTACCTTACCAAATGTCCTCGGAATTTGTTCAAAGAACATTTATAGTTATTCAGCCTTACAAGAGTAGTAGATGTTGAAAAAGTCATCAGTTTGTTATAATCAGAATAGGGAGGGATACAATATGCAATGGGATGAAGTACGTCGGCTATATCCAGATAAATGGGTTCAACTTGAGGCCAACAGTTCATACATAGATAAGAACAAAAAAATTATCAAAGATGTCACGGTGATACGATCCATTGACAATGACCTGGAAGCTACAAAATTGTTGTTAAAATGTAGTGGTGACACTTTTGTATATCATACCTCAAAACCACAAATTGTTATGAATGTTATTCGCAAACCTTCTTATCGAGGACATAAATTACAATGAATTTGGATTATAAAAATGGTCTATTGTATACATCTATTACTCTGACGTATCAAGGAAAATCTGCTGTGATAGAGCAGGTTATTGTTGACACTGGAGCAGCACAGACTCTTATTTCCGCTGATGCTGTTTTTGATTTGGGCATTTATGCAACTCCTCATGATGAACTAATCTGGTAGAACTATACTAACACCACGACTAAAGCACCTATACCAAACTATAAAATATAATATCACGTAATAACATAAAGCTCACTTATTCATTTGACTATAATAATAGATTCCAAACCCCTAGTTCTTTCTTAATTAAAATGAGATTTTTTTGCTTCATAGGAAATTACACCTTCTATATTTATCGACCATGCAAATCTTCGTCTCTTCGAATCATGCACATACGAATAAAGGCGGAAACAATATTGAGTGGACACTGGCTTTTCTACCTTTTCCAATACTTGATGATACGAATTCTATAGAAAGTCACAGACACCTAAAGATTCAAGAATCTCCAACAGTTCCGGATTTGCACTGTGTTTGGCCAGGTCAAGTTCATATTCATCCTCTTCATAACCTGTTAAGGAGCCTTGTTGTGTAATGTACCGTCCTAAGCGCAACAAATCTGCATCATTGTTCTTACTTTCCTCCTCAGAACAACTCATATAAATTTCCACTTTCAACAAGTCGTGCCCAATAAACTCTAATGCAGAAATCGGTAATCCGTTGCAGCATGACCCTGAAACATCCGGAAGAAGTGTATTCCTAGAAATTTTAAATTTCAATGTAAGCTCAAGAAAGCTGAACGTAGAGGAACATACTGTTTTGGGATTGGTCGTGTCAATAGCAGTTAGATATTCCTTTAGAAGGGGAATTAAATAGCACTGATTAAAATTGGGAAGATCTAACTCCGAACATAATAACCAAATATCATGCTCAATATCCAAAAAAGAATCACGCAGATTCAAAAAATCAACATAGGAAACGGCTCTTTCCTTTACACTAAAGGAAAGAAATTTTTTCAATGACAAATAAGCCTGAAACGCCAGAGTTTGAAACTCATACCATTTGCCTCTTTGAACGATAAAAGGAAAAGATAATAACATGTCCAAGTTAATTTGTCCTGTTTCCAGTTTATCCTTAAAGGCTGGATGAGTTTCAATAGTATGCTCGGAAAAAATAATCTGTCCTTTTCTCATCATGTCAAAGGCAAATTCAGAAAACATTTCAACAATAGAATTTACATTGCTAATAGGAGTCGTATTGCTAGATTGATTGATTAAATAAGACGCCAATTGTTCATAAAAGAAGGCGCTTGTTGGCGGCAGATTTTTCTCTCCATGATAAAAAGCTACCAAGAGAGACAATCTGTGCAAATCATTAAAAAACGGCCAAATGTACCATGGTTTTTCGTTTTCAAATAAGAAAATCAACTCTGAAGCTGCTGTAGCTGTTTGAGCTTTCTTTGTGATTAAATCGATGATATCTTGGTTGTCAAGTACTTCTTTTGTTACTCCTAACAGTGCATCCCTTTCTGCCCGAATCAATTCCTCTGTTTTTTTCTCATTTTCTTCAGTATCTAAATCTGAAATAATCTTTTCGCATAGCAGATTTTCAAGTTTTTCGGGTAAACGTATCTTTTTTTGATTAAAGGTGTCCTCTTCTGAGTCCTCATAAATTCTACGCACTGAATTCGTAGCGCCTAATGATTGCTCCTAGCCATTAATTTTTTGGAGCTGAAATGCATAAATGCATCTTTTTTACCCATGCCTCTTTCCCTCAACACTAGCCATTACCCCCCATCCACTGCTGCAACAATTCCCTCATTCTCTCCCTATAAGACTTCGGCTCAAGAATCTCTGCCTCAGGTCCGTAGCCCATTAACCATGCAAAAACTCCCGGTCGTGATTAACCGTCTCTTCAAAGAGAAGGTAACCGTCTTTTGCCAGGAACTGTTCACTTTCTGTGGGCGTTTTCTGGGCACATTGGTCCAATACAAGTGGATAGATCGTTCCAGGTCAACCGGCCGATCCCTTGCAGATTGGCTAACCTGTCCTCCGCTCGATGGGAATCGGCTGATTGAACGAAGCCTGAAACAGCGTATTGAACCATAAGGCAGGATCAATCTGCCTTAATGTCCGAAAGACGTTCCATGTTATGGCATCCTCACTGTTTTCACTCCGCAAATGGTCAATTTTTTTGCTGGCGCATGTGATTAAAAATAGGATCACAGCGGTCAATGATCAGATTGTCTCTGAAATCATCAAACAGATAAACACCTGTTTTAGAATATCCACCTGTCAACATTACCCCTCCCTTAAACATACGTTGCAAGTCATTCAGTCTCGCCGGTCTCAAGACCGGTAGGCCAAGCCACATTTCGAATCTGGTCCACGATCCACAAATTAGAATTTCCTAGTTATAGTTTGCTATATGATTTGAAATATTTGTACACAAAATGCCCAAGATTATGACTGATCTTAGAAGATGCATGATTTGCCCAATCACACGGAAATTATGACCGTAGTGATCGCCATTCTCCTCATTGTGTCTTCGGCGACATATTGCTCAAACGGAAATTATTTTAAAAAATAACTGTAATTTAAAACTTCATGACAACCTGTTGTCAAAATGGGCTGTTAAACTGATGGTGAAAAAAACAATTTGCGGGAGGGATCAATATTGAGAAATATGATGTGGTATGCAGGGATGACACTGATTTTGCTTATTTCCTTAGCTGCTTGTGGAGATGGAGTGGAAGAAAGTTCAATTCAAGGGAATGGAACTGGTGATGCAGGCAGTGAGGTAACAGAGTCTGATGAGGTTTTGACACCTGAGGAATTTACTCAAATGTATTCTGATCCAAAAGCTTATAAAGGACGGCGGGTTGAATTTTATGCCCAAATCTTTACACCAGTAGAAAGGGATCAGGAGGCCACATATATCCAGGCTTATGCCGACCCTGTCAATTATGATTTAAACACTATTATCATCATTGAAGATCCAGCCATCGACGTGCAGCAAGATGATTACATTTTTGTGTCAGGTGTTGTTTTTGATGAGTTTAGGGGCCAGAATGCCTTTGGTGCAGAATTGACTGCCCCGGCGATAAAAGCGGATGCCATTCATAAATCAAGTTACATTGAAGCCGTATCTCCACCTCTCTTAACAGTTGAGGTTAATGAAGAGCTAGACCAGAGTGGTTTTGTTGTTTTGGTGAACCAGATAGAGTTAGCCGAAAATGAAACAAGGGTATATGTCACCGTCCGAAATGAATCTGAAGCCAATATTAGCGTTTATACATTTAGTTCGAAACTGGTTCAAGACGGAAAGCAATTTGACTATGAGTCCAATTTTCATGCCGATTACCCTGAACTTCAATCGGACCTGTTACCCGGCGTCTCTTCTGAAGGTATTCTAACCTTTCCACCAATCGATCCAGACCGCAAGCAGGTGTCTTTCTTATTAGAAGGAAGTTCTGATGATTGGGATATCCGCATTGATCCTTTTCAATTTGTTATCAATTGGGAGTGAACACATGGTTTTAGTTAAATGATATGATATAGTCAAATATTAGGAACATTTTTTCATCCTTCATGTGATTATCAAGAATCAAGACAGGCTATGCTCTTTTTAACTTAAGCCAGGCGATTATCAGAACATCAGACCTTTTATTCACTCAGAGAGGCCAAACATTCGCTTCGTTTGAGGAAGAGGTTAAAAACTTCTTAGACGATAACAACTTGAATTATGAACAAAATTATATTGTCGAAACATCAAACAACCAATTTGATTTCGAGTTCGCTGTAGAAAGTAAAGATGGAATAA
Protein-coding sequences here:
- a CDS encoding sensor histidine kinase, which gives rise to MDLTALYNRLVSPLRKSIRLKYVVLFAITFIIPTLIIYQLIVGYAKQTIEQDIINTNVVTTDGMVKRLNNELTDVVLQLRLIVGNVEDHQLDVERIFHRSKLAISQSSIIHSIYLLNEDQLILFEAPFAPDIEPVYYDYPYFSQVYWSRNYAVSDFVTNPRGEGVVTVAIPVLSDRQQFKGVLIAELSNDYLSEVLKSFSVTNGHFSFLIDSQGRVIASTNEREIGVDLSAEAVFGHLDHDLYGVLKDHYRDEKSIIAYQTLRDGWSLVFGVPEYIAYEPIQKLSSVLTISFASILALSLLFIWTGMRNIVYPIVRLTNYAKRYREQIYYEPEENIYKYPDDELGELWKTIISVGNSNYQKQKMLEEKERYLQDVLEGIPYGIITINKEAKISYVNKQFENMVGYCRKDMIGKPLSQLPIKQDDDFLLLDALSSESSQGESESYIINSEGQKLIVKICTARFYNEQQEVIGSIAVLQDISQMKLLESRLKQNDKLALIGQITTGIAHEIKNPLAILSGSTELLLESAEEAACTEEVKELSLDIYQVVQRMKDTVNNFLSFAKINKRNKELIDIKDVMEEVLHLVRLKLRECRVIVDRHYAHPFKLIGQRDQLIQAFLNLVLNAIEAMPDGGTLTVSIGTEGVGDHSKEKVVTITDTGAGIPEKDLEWLFDPFFSTKESGNGLGLTIARDIISEHNGELTIDSLVGEGTKVQCRFAQDRVREELI
- a CDS encoding DNA methyltransferase, giving the protein MNLDLPWSATVMDPWNGTGTTTDVAEQMGYFAIGLDINPVMVLIAKGRRVWRNYSKLDILTLTKQIVDCVLEESEKWCEIQHDPLSRSFIHLVSG
- a CDS encoding sigma-54-dependent transcriptional regulator — encoded protein: MTEQYTVLIVDDEVQLCKLIARKLKKAAIHCHLAHNGKEALTLLKHHHVDVVILDYLLPDMTGLEVLKEIKKNKERLPVIMLTAYGNVESAVKAMKLGAADYLNKPIELAELKDVVLKYCAERSKNIQHGKSDTRNVFKFKSQKMKSIMALLEQVKETDVSILILGESGVGKTALAKWIHEHSHRRNGPFLSINCAAIPESLLESELFGYKKGAFTGATSSKAGKFTAAGGGTIFLDEIGEISAKMQAKLLHVLEEKRVMQLGSNDYQEVDVRIITATNKNIREMVKAGAFREDLYYRLNLIEVNVPPLRERKEDIPLLIDHYMSYLNAKYNKHISIDAQCLTILSDYHWPGNVRELLNILERVHILKRKGTIHPEDLVQASLYFEEKRHNFPSGTDQSFNFLSGPLPKVLEEVEAKMIKQALEETNGNQTKAAERLGISRHALIYKIKKMGLKS
- a CDS encoding protein kinase domain-containing protein, translated to MVSDEALRFISEVFIGDRGDCYSYKTGGELVKFFNQNFGFEDIYQSGFPSRWWYVLDKLKELNERGQINDFFTLILSKRYLMKDKKINEIEALETREKALKLFNEQLQYDAYQLIQKDERFLLINEAEDLELIGEGGFALVYYRKSDNKVLKKLKDEYISHPGIRSRFKREYEITKSLQDIDGIIKLYSFDENKQLYEMEKGDYTLKTLITERNLSKKEKYHLVIQLMSIMANIHQRNVIHRDLSPSNILFVDGKMKIADFGLGKNFEVIHSHQTMYTNAYGQFFYCSPEQLNALKDGDKKSDGLLIGESD